Genomic DNA from Aquisalimonas asiatica:
TCAGCGCCTTGGTGCCGAACATGCGCCCCAGCCCCTTGATCGGGCTCATCTTCTCCAGCTTGGGCGCCATTCCCTTGGCGCTCATGGTCCACCCACCCATGAGCGCCGGCGTGAGCATGGCGGCGACCAGCATCACCAATGCGAACGGCGCCACCGCCTTGAGACCCACCCAGATGGCCTCGCGCAGGTAATGAAAAGGCGCCTCGGGATCGAAGACGTCCTCGCGATCGATGCGGAACGCCAGGTTGAAGGCCTCGAACAACTGGCCCGCCATGTAGCTGCCGAACACCAGCAGCCCGCCGGCGCCCAGCACCATGATCATGGTGGTATTCAGCTCGCGGGATCGGGGAACCTGGCCTTTGTCCTTGGCATCCTGGCGTCGTTTGGGTGTCGGCTCTTCTGTTTTTTCCTGACCGTTTTCACTCTCATCGGCCATGACGTGACTCCGACGCGCTCAAGGGATCTGCTCGCAGTTATTGCAAGAACCGAACCAGGCGAGCCGATCAATTGGTTCCGATGATGGTGCCGATGGTCTGGAAGGCGTGACTCCAGATGTCGGACATGCGCCCCGGCAGCGAGGGGATGACAATGGTCATGATGGCGATGAACCCCACCAGCATGGTCACCGGGAAGCCCACCGAGAAGATGTTCATCTGCGGCGCCGCACGCGTCATCACGCCAAGGGAGAGGTAGACCAGCAACAGCAGGACCACCGCCGGCAACGCGATCAGTACGGCGCCGGCGTACATGTGCACGCCCCACTCCGCCACCGTGCGGAAGTCCTCCTGCACCAGCCCCTCGGTGCCGACGGGCATGGCCCGGAAGCTCTCGGCCATCAACTCGATCAGCATCAGGTGGACGCCCATGATCAGGAACAGCAGCGTCACCAGCACGATCAGGAACTGGGAGACCACCGGCGTCGACTGACCGGTCACCGGATCGACCATGTTGGCGAACCCCAGCCCCATGGACAGCGCCACACTCTCGCCGGCAATACTGGCGGTCTGTAGCGCCAGCGCGATGAGCAAGCCCATGCACATGCCGATCAGCACCTGCTGGAGGCAGATCAGAAACCAGTCCGCCGACAGCGGCTCCACCTCGGGGCCGAGGCCGGACACCGGCATGACACCGACCGTGAGCGCCACGGCAAACAGCAGCCGGATGCGCGCGGACACCTGCTGATCACTGAAGACCGGCGCCAGCATGACCATGGCGCCGATGCGCATGAACGGCCAGAAGAAGGCCCCGATCCAGGCCATGGCCTCCGCGGTGGTGAAGGTCACGACAGCTCCCGTTCAGCCAACCCAGGACGGAACGTTCATGAACAGGTTCCGTGTGAAGTCCAGCAGCACGCTGAGCATCCACGGCGAGGCGATGAACAGCGTGATCACCAGCGTGCCCAGCTTGGGCACGAAGCTCAGCGTCTGTTCGTTGATCTGGGTCGCCGCCTGGAACATGCCGATGATCAGGCCGGTGATCAGTGCCACCAGCAGGATCGGCCCGGCAAGCTGCACGGCCACCCACAGCGCTTGCATTCCCAGGTTGATCGCGAAATCGGGACTCATGGCGCCTCCCTAGAAGAAACTGGCTGCGAGTGTGCCCATGATCAGCGACCACCCGTCCACCAGGACGAACAGCATGATCTTGAAGGGCAGGGAGATGATCATGGGCGAGAGCATGAGCATGCCCATGGACATGAGCGTACTGGAGACCACCAGGTCCACCACCAGGAAGGGCAGATAGAGAATGAACCCGATCTGGAAGGCCGTCTTCAGCTCGCTGGTCATGAACGCCGGCACCAGGACGGTAAACGGCACCTCCTCGATGGACTCCACCTCGCCGGTGTTGGAGATGCGCAGGAACATGGCCAGATCCTCGTCACGGGTCTGACTGGCCATGAAATCCCGGAACGGCTCCTGCGCCGCCTCCAGCGCCTCCTCCGGGGTGATCTCTTCGGCGAGATAGGGCTCGACGGCGTTGTTGTAGGTCTCTTCCAGCACCGGGGTCATGACGAACAGCGTCAGGAAAAAGGCGAGCCCCACGAGCACCTGGTTGGAGGGCGTCTGGGACGTGCCGATGGCCTGCCGCAGAATGCCCAGGACGATGATGATGCGGGTGAACGCGGTCATCATGAGAATCGCCGCCGGCAGCATGGTCAGCAGCGTCATCAGCAGGAGAACCTGCAGGGTCACGCTGTAGGTCTGACCATCCTCGCCATCCTCGACGGTCAGCGCCTCAATGCCGCCGATCTGGGCATGGGTCAGCGCCGGGAAGAGGAGGAGCAGCAGTGGAAACAGTGCAGGTAGTAATCGACGAATCATTGCTGACGCTTCTCGTCTGGCCGCATCACCTGACGCAGCCGTTGCGCGAACGGGGAACCTTGCTGACCCGGTGCGCCCTGGCGCACCGCGTCACCGGAGGCCCCTTCCAGGGGCTTATCCAGCACATGCAAAGTCTGTACCCGTCCGGGCGCAACCCCGACGAGAAGCTGTTGTTCGCCGACCTGTAGCAGGACGACACGCTCGCGCGTACCGACGGATACCCCGCTCAGTACGCGCAATTGACCGGACGACGCCGCACCGTAGTTGCCGAAACGGCGCATGGCCCAGCCAAGCACCACCACCAGCAGAAGCACCACCACCAGCCCGATCACGACACGCGTCAATGCCGTGGCATCCACCCCGGGACTGCCCTCCGCCTCCCCGGCCAGCACCAGCCCCGACGCCAGAAAATTGGCGCACACCAGCACAGCGCCGGAGAACAGGCGCGCAATGCGGCGGGAACGGTGGCTCTGGTACTGGATGGCGACTTCCCCTGTTCCAACTGTTGCAATACGCCCCCGGCCGATGGGGGCATGACCCGCGGACCTGAAGGTCCGCCCTACTTCGATTGTCGCGATACACCCCCGGCCGATGGGGGCACGACCCGCGGACCTGAAGGTCCGCCCTACTTCGATTGTCGCGATGCGACCCCGGCCGATGGGGCATGACCCGCGGACCTGAAGGTCCGTCCTACTTCGATTGTCGCGATGCGACCCCGGCCGATGGGGCACGACCCGCGGACCTGAAGGTCCGCCCTACTCCGTCGTTCCCGACGCATCCACGGTGATTCGGCCGGCATGGTTCAACCTGCGTAGGGTGGACCTTCAGGTCCACCTTTGGCCATGCCACGCGCCCGATGGGCGCCGGGCCCTCGGACCCGGAGGTCCACCGCGGGTGTTATTTCAGTTTCTTCACCCGCTCCTGGGGGCTGATGACGTCGGTCAGACGGATGCCGAACCGGTCGTTGACCACCACGACTTCACCATGGGCGATCAGGGTGCCGTTGACCAGCACGTCCAGCGGCTCCCCCGCCAGACGGTCCAGCTCCACCACCGAGCCCTGGTTGAGCTGCAGCAGGTGACGGATGCTGATCTTCGTGCGTCCGATTTCCATGGCCAGGTTCACGGGGATGTCCAGGATGACGTCGAGGTTGACGTTCTCGTCGTCCAGCTCGACACCCTCATCCTGGAGCGTATCCATGCCCGGCGGTTTCACGCCACCCGGCTGGCCCCCGGCATCGGCCGTCTCTTCGGCAGAACCCTGGGAATCCTGGTCCTCTGCAGACTGGGCAGCCGCCTCCTCGGCCATGGCGGCTTCCTGTTCAGTCTTCTGGTCGTCCTCGCTCATTCTGCTTGCTCCTCAACGCCAGCGGCCCCTCGGGCTCGGGGGCGTGAATCTGTTCGGTAATCTTGATGCCGACGTTCCCGTTGGAGACGCCGTAATGACCCCGCAGCACGGGAATCCCCTCGGCCTCGATGGTGACGATCTCCGGGATCTCGCAGGGAATCACGTCGCCGGGTTTCATGCGCTGCAGGTCACGCAGACTGATCTGCACGTTGGCCAGCGTACTGGTGAGTTCCACCTCGGCACCCTTCATCTCCTCGCGAAGAGACCGGGTCCAGCGCTCGTCCACCTCGTTGCGATCGCTCTGCACACCGGCATTGAGCTGGTCACGGATCGGCTCGATATTGGTGTAGGGGATGGCGAGCTGGAATTCGCCCGAGCCGCCGTCCAGCTCGACATTGAAGCGGCAGACCACCACCACTTCAGACGGACTGACGATGTTGGCGAACTGCGGGTTCACCTCGGAGTTCATGTACTCGAACTCCATGGGCAGCACCGGCGCCCACGCCTCCTGCAGATCCTCGAACGCCTGATTGAGAACCATCCGGATGACGCGCCACTCGGTGCCGGTGAACTCCCGGCCCTCGATCTTGGTGTAGTACCGACCATCGCCCCCGAAGAAGTTGTCCACCACCACAAAGACGAGTTTCGGGTCCACCACGCATAGCGCCATCCCGCGCAGGGGGTGCATGCGGACGATGTTGAGGCTGGTGGGCACGTACAGCGTGTGCACGTACTCACCGAACTTCATCATGTCCACGCCCTGTACGGAGACTTCCGGCGTCCGGCGCAGCATGTTGAACAGACCGATACGGAACAGCCGCGCGAAACGCTCGTTGATCATCTCCAGCGTGGGCATGCGCCCGCGGACGATGCGCTCCTGGTGCTGGAAGTCGAACGGGCGCGTCTCGCCGCGCGGCGGGCGTTCGTTCTCCGAGTCAACCTTGCCGTCATCGACGCCGTGGAGCAGCGCGTCGATTTCGTCCTGGCTGAGTATGTCCTCCTGGGCCATAAGCTACTGCGTCACGAAGTTGGTGAAATAGACGGCCTCCACGTGAGGCCACTCGCCTTCATCTTCCAGTACGCGGTTGACTTCCTCCAGCGCCTCTTCCCGCAGCGCGTTCTTGCCGTCGCGGGAGGTGATGTCCTCGAACTGTTGGTCACCGAAGAGGCTGATCAGGTTATTGCGGATCAGCGGCATATGCTCCTCGACGCTGTCGAGAATCTCCTCGTCCCGGGCCATCAGCTGCAGGTTCACCTGCAGGATGGCACGCCGACCGCCTTCCCGCGAGATGTTGACGGTAATGGCGTCTTCCATCTCAAGATACCTGGCCTGCCCGCGGGACGGCGCCGGCGGACGCTGCTCGCCGGCCTCACTCTCTGCCACCTCCTCGACATCATTGCCACCATTGCCCAGTGGCGAAATGACCCCGGTGAGATACAGCGCCGCAGCCGATCCCACTGCGAGCAGCAGCGCGATCAACACAACCAGAAGAATCAGTACAAGTTTACCGGAGCCGCGCTGAGCGGCCTTGCTGGTGACACGCATGCCCTCTCCCTTTACTCGTTCCCGGCCCGCCGGGGCCCACACCCTTATCCTGTCAGGTTATCGGCATCGAAACCGATGACTGGAGCACGGTTACACCACGGCGACGCCGGTCATGCGTAGTGATCCACCAATCCCCGGCGAATTCGGTCGCTGTCCACGGCCACGCCGTTCTCATCCTCCTCGGACTCGTCGCCGTCACCTGTATTGCCGCGGTCGAAACCTTCGGCCAGTTCAGTCCCGTCCTGCGGATGACCGGGCTGTTCCTCGCCGACGGTGACTTCCGCATTCTCGATGCCGTTGTCGCTGAGCATCATGCGCAGGCGGGGCAGTTCCGCGTCCAGCGCTTCACGGGTCACGGCGTTCTGGGCCTGGAACGTGATCATGGTCTTGTCGTCGCGCATCTGGATGTTCACGTCCAGGGGCCCAAGCTCACGCGGGTTCACCTGGATCCGCGCCTGCTGCACGTTCTGGTTCGCCATCATCACCAGGCGTTCACCGACGGCCTGCCCCCACCCGGCCTGATCCATTGACTGGGCCACATTGTAAGTGGGCATGCCGGCCTGCTGTGGGGCAGCGTTCGCAGTCTGGAAAACCTGCTGGAACTGCAGTTGCGCATGCCGAGAGTTATCGGACTGCGGCTGCGCCTCGCTGTCGCCACTGCGCGCCTGCGCCTGGACCAGATCAGCCGACTGCTGCTGACCCTGGAGCTGCGCGGCGCGCATGGACGACTGCGTCAGCGTGTCTCGACGGGCAATCTCGAGCGTGTCCTCATTGCCCCCCATCTGCCCCGGCATGCCACCGCCGAAACTGAGCATGTCGTTGAGTAGGGCGTCATCTGCGCCACGGCCCTGCTGGATGGCCTGGGCCCGGGCGCGGATCGCGTCGGCACGCACGGTCTCGGTCTGCTGGGTGTCGCGGCGGGCCGCCTCGCGCATGAGGTCGTCACGGGGAACACCCTCGGCCACCAGCGCGTCAGTCGGAATACGGTCCGCCGGTACGCCCGCATCCACCAGCTCCTGGACGGCAAACCCTTCGTCCAGCAGCTGCTTGATGGTCGCATCATCCAGGTCCAGCGGCTGGTCCGCCAGCGCGGAGGCACGCCCGGCCTGCATGACCATGTCGGCTGGCGGCTCGCCTCTGGGCATGCCGCTCTGGAGCATGGCGTCGGTGGACACAAACGCCCCGCCCTGCCCTTCTGTGCCGGCCATCTGCCCATCCGCCGCGGCCATCTGCCCCTGCAGCCCGGTGGCTTCCCGGGCACCCGCCTGCATGCCGGGCTTGCCCGCCAGCGGCAAGTCCTGACCACCCAGCGGCAAGCCCTTGCCGCCCTGACTGGCAACCCAGGCTTCAAGATCCTCGACGGTCAGGCCGGAATCCCGCAACCCTTCCGTCTCAAGCAGCGCCTCCAGGAAGGCGCGACCATCCTTGCTATCCGGCGCCAGTCCTTCGCCTTTCTGCCCGTTCATCTCCCTGAACGCGGACTCCAGCAGTTGCAGCCCCTGCATGACATTCTCCCAATGAAGGACGTATTGACAGGCTTACTTGCAAGAGAGGGGCCAACCTTAAGACACTGACACTCCGGGCCGGCAAAAGCAGAAAATTATCGTTTCAATACATGCCGTTACGATGGATGAACATGCGCTGGGCCAGCTCGTCGGCCTCGCTCTGCTCCCGGCGGGCGGCAACCCGCTGCTCGGAGCGCTGCTCCTGCTGCACGACCTTGCCCATGGCGTCGGCGCGGCTGCGCTCGGCGTTCCAGTTCTGCCGGGCCTGTTCCACCTGTCGACGTGCTTCGTCGATCTGTCGGCGCTGCTGCTCGATGGCGCCGTCAATGCGTACGAGGAAGGCGTTGAAGTCCCGCAACCGGAAGGCGTCCATGACGTCGCCCTGCCCTTCGGCCAGGCGGTTGTGATAATCGGCACGGAACTGCTGGAGCTGCACCAGCCGCTGTTCCGCCTGCTCCAGCGCGGCCCGGGCCTGTCCGAACGCACGCGCGGCGCGTTCGGCGTTGTCGTCCATCACCCCTTCAACCGTCTGCAAGCGTTTCAACCGCGACATTGGATCCCCCGCCTGACGTTATTGAGTGGGCAGTACGGCCTGAAGCTTCTCGATGCTGCTGTGGAGGGATTCGGCCGCATGCAGATCCTGCTGCAGATACTCCAGCAGACTCGGCCGCATTTCTATGGCCTCGTCCACACGCGGGTCGGTCCCGCGCTGGTAAGCCCCCACGTTGATGAGGTCCCGGTTCTGCCGCCAGACACCGTAGATCTGCTGGAACCGTTGTGCCATGACTCGATGCTCCGGGTCCACGACATTCTGCATGGCCCGGCTCACGGACGCCTCGATGTCGATGGCCGGGTAGTGACCGGCATCGGCAAGGTCGCGGCTGAGAACCACGTGCCCGTCAAGAATGGCGCGGGCGGCGTCGGCGATGGGGTCGTTCTGGTCGTCCCCTTCGGCGAGCACGGTGTAGAACGCGGTGATGGACCCTCCGCCCACCTCGCCGTTCCCCGCGCGCTCCACGAGCCTGGGCAGGCGGGCAAACACCGACGGCGGATACCCCTTGGTGGTGGGAGGCTCGCCAATGGACAGCCCGATCTCCCGCTGCGCCTGGGCGTAGCGGGTGAGGGAATCCATGAGCAGCAGGACCTGCTGCCCCTGATCACGGAAGTACTCGGCAATGGCCGTGGCCTGCATGGCGCCGTGCAGCCGCATGAGCGGCGAGGCGTCCGCCGGGGCGGCAACGACCACGGAGCGTTTCAGCCCCTCCTCTCCAAGGATATCCTCGATGAATTCCTTGACCTCGCGGCCACGTTCACCGATCAGGCCGACCACCACCACGTCGGCGTTGGTATAGCGGGTCATCATGCCCAGGAGCACACTCTTGCCAACGCCGCTGCCGGCGAAAAGCCCCATGCGCTGACCGCGGCCGACGGTGAGCAGGCCATTGATGGCACGCACGCCGGTATCCAGGGGCTCGCGAATGGGGGCCCGGGAGAGCGGGTTCAGTGCTTCGCCGAGCAGGGGCATCCGCTCGGTGGCGGCGACGCCTCCGCGCCCGTCAATGGGGCGGCCGGCCCCGTCAAGAATGCGCCCCAGCAGACCGTTGCCCACGGTGGCCTCATAGACCCCTTCCTGGGGCGTCACCGTGGCGCCGGGGGTCAGGCCGTGCACGTCGCCGGTGGGCATGAGATAGAGGCTGTCATTACCGAAGCCGACCACTTCGGCTTCCACTTCCGTGCCGTCCGGGGTGGACACAAGGCAACGGGCCCCCACCGGCGCCTGACACCCCTCCGCTTCAAGTGTCAGCCCGACCATGCGGCGCAGCACACCGCTGGGCACGGGCCGGGGCCGCTCCACCCGCGTCTCCACCGAGCGCAGCCGCTCCAGCCACTCATCCCGGCGTACGGCGCTGGGCTCGCTCATGGGCGCTCCCCTGCCGGGTTCTGATCCTCGTCCCCCGGAGCGTCATCCCCACCCGGCGCGCTGTCGTGGCCGGCGGATTCGTCCGCGGGTGGTGTGTCGTCGTCATGGGTGTCCTGCTCGCCAGGGGGGACGTCATCCGCCCCGTCGTCGGTAGGTGGCTCGTCGGCCGCGGTCGGCTCGACGGCGTCGTCCTCCTGCTCGGGCTCCGGCTCGCTCACCGGCTCCACGTCGTCCGCTGCCGCAGCATCATCACGGAGGTCCTCTTCCCGGGCACCGAGCAGCTGACTGGCCAGCTGCGCCAGCCGCGTCTCCAGGCTGGCATCAACCCGCGCACGCTGCGCCTGCACGACACAGCCACCGCGACTGAGGGCCGGATCGTCCACCAGCGTCCAGGCGCGCTCTTCACGCTCTTCACCCAGCAGCTCCTGGAGGAAGCGGTGATCCTCCGGATGGACACGCACTGTCACATCCCGTTCGGACAGCGGCAGCAGCGCCACCGCTTCGCGGATGACTCCGAGTATCTCGCCGGGCTGGATCTGCAGCTCCCGTCGGATGACCTGACGCGCAAGCGTGAGCACCAGGCTGAGCAGCTGATCATGGACCTCGTCGTCCAGCTGCTCCAGCGGACGGGTCTGCGCCTGAATCAGCCTGTCGAGGGTTTTCAGGCGCTGGCGCTGCTCCTTCTCGACCTTCTTCGCGGCCTTCTCGCTGGCCGCCTGCCCCTTGCGCTCGCCTTCCGCGTAGCCGGCTTCGCGCCCTTCCGCAAAACCCGCCTGGCGCGCTTCCTCGCGGATGGCCTCCACCTCGTCCTCCGTGGGGAGCCGGATTTCCGGCTCTTCCGGCTCCGGTGACTCAGCCGGTTCATCACGTGGATTGACCACGTTGCCAGCAACGGATGGAAGCTCCCAGAGGCTGACGGCTTCAGCCTCCGCACCGCGCAGGACTTTAGACAAACTCATCGCCACCCCCGCCCAGGGAGATCTGATCCTCGTCGGCCAGCCGCTTGGCAATACTCAGGATGTCCTTCTGCGCACCCTCGACCTCGCTGAGACGCACCGGACCCTTGGCTTCCAGGTCGTCCTGCAGCATCTCAGAGGCACGCCGGGACAGGTTGCGGAAGACCTTGTCCTTGACCCCCTCGCTGGCGCCCTTGAGGGCCAGCACGAGGCTGTCGGTGTTCACCTCGCGCATGAGCGTCTGCATGCTGCGGTCGTCCAGCGCCGCCAGGTCGTTGAACACGAACATGAGATCCTGGATCTGGTTGCCCAGCTCCTCGTCCACCTCGCTGATCGCTTCCATCACGCCGCCTTCGACGCTGGTATCCAGGAAGTTGAGGATGTTCGCCGCGGCCTGGATGCCGCCGATGGAGGAGGACTTGATCCGCTGCTTGCCGGAGAACTGCTTCTCCATGATCTCGTCGAGCTGCTGCAGCGCGGCGGGCTGAACGCCATCCAGGGTCGCAATGCGCATGACCACGTCGTGGCGCATGCGCTCCGGGATCTCCGCGAGCACGGAGGCGGCATGATCCGGATCCAGATAGGAGAGCACAATGGCCGTCACCTGCGGGTGTTCCAGCCGCAGCATCTCCGCCACTGTGCGGCCGTCCAGCCACTTGATCTGTTCCAGGCCCCGGCTGTTGCCGCCCATGAGGATGCGGTCGATGATGCCGCCGGCCTTGTCTTCGCCCAGCGCCTTCACCAGCACGGAGCGGATGTAGTCGGTGCTGCCGATACCCAGCGAGGTCTGCTCGCTGACACCGATGACGAACTGCTCCATCACCCGGCCAACCTGCTCCCGGCTGACATTCTGCAGCCCGGTCATGGCCTGCCCGAGCACCTGGACCTCACGCGGCCCCAGGTGCTGAAGCACCGAGGCGGCGTCGTCCTCGCCCAGGCTCATGATGAAGATGGCGGCGCGCTCTGCGCCAGTCAGATTCTGCGCCGTGATGTTGTTGCCGTCACTCATCTTCGTTCAACCAGCCCTTGACCACACTTGCCGCCAGCGTCGGGTCGCTCTGCACCACTTCCCGTGCCGCTTCCACTTTTTCGTTCTGGTCCACGGCCATGGCCGAACTCTGGCCGATGGACCCGCTTTCCACGTCCGGACCGGTCAGGCGTTGCTGCACCTGGCCATCTGGCCCGACGGCCGCGCCAGGCGGCAGGCCGTCCACATCCGGATCGGCATCCTCTTCCGAGGCGCGTCCACCGCCGATCAGCGCCTGCACCAGCGGCCGTACCACGAACAGGATCAGCGCGAGGGCGACCACGCCGGCGATCAGCCAGCGCAGGAGTTCCTGCATCCACGGCTGCTCCATCAGCGGCACGTCGGGGACGACATCGCCGGTATCCACTTCCTCGAAGGCAGCATCGACCACGTTCACACGATCACCCCGGTCTTCGTCAAAGCCCACGGCGTCCTGAACCAGCTGGGTGATGCGCTCGATCTGGTCGGCGGACATGGCCTCCCGGACCATCTCCCCTTCTTCCTCGCCCTCGACCATGGGCTGGTCCACGAGCACGGCGACCGTCAGCCGGTCGACAGCACCCTCCGGCCGCTGCAGGTGGCGCAGGATGCGCCCGACCTCGTAATTACGGGTGGCGGTATTGGTGATATCGACCCCCGGCCCCATGAAGCCGCCGTTGTCGTCACCGTCACCGATCTCGCCACCTCCCGGTGGCTGATTGGTGAGCGCACCGGGGATGCCCAACGCCATGTCGGAGCCGGAACCCCGCTCCTCGCTGGTCTGCTCGCTGCGGATGACCGTGGCATCCGGATCGAACATCTCCTCCGTGGTCTCTTCCCGGGAGAAGTCCACGTCCGCGTTGACCTGCGCCTTGACCCGTCCGGAGCCGACCATGGGCGTGAGCAGCTCCTCGATGCGACGCTGGTAGTCGCGCTCCAGCCGCTCGCGCACTTCGAACTGGCTGCCGGACATGCCGTCATCGCGATCCTCGTCCCGGGTGAGCAGGTTGCCGTTCTGGTCCACGACCGAGACGTTGTCCTCCGTCATCTCCGGCACGCTGCTGGAGATCATGTGCACGATGGCCTGGACCTGCCCCTCGCTGAGACGGCGGCCGCCATGGAGTTCCAGCGCCACCGACGCCGTCGGCTGGCTGGACTCGCGGATGAATACGGAATCCTCGGGAATGGCCAGGTGCACACGCGCGTTGCTCACCGCGCTCAGGGAACGGACAGAGCGTGCAAGCTCCGTTTCCAGAGCACGCTGGTAGCGGGCGCTCTCCATGAACTGACTGGTTCCGAAACGCTGGTCCTCGTCCAGCATCTCGAAGCCGGTCCCCTGACCTTCCGGCAACCCCTGGCTTGCAAGGTGCAGCCGCGCCTCATGCACGTCGCCACGCGGGACTTCCACGGCGCCGGTGTCTTGATTCAGACGGACACTGGCACCGGACTCCCGGAGGGATTCCACCACCTGAGCACGGTCCTGGTCGTCCAGGCCGCTGTAGAGCGTCTGATAGGACGGTTGCTGTGCCCAGAAGAACACACCGACACCCAGGGCCACAGCGGCCACCACGCCGCCGATCAGCCCCGCCTGACGGAAATCCGTCGGCCGGCGCAGGAAACGCTCCCAGGGACGACCGGCTGTCCCGGCGCCCGTGTCGGCGCTCCCCTGGGGGTCTGCAGAGAGGTCCTGGGCGTCCCGGGAGCTCAGTGCCTGTGACTCAGCCATGCTGAACTAACCTCAATCACACGGGCATGTTGTAGATGTCCTGGTACGCCTCGACCAGGTGGTTACGGACCTGCTTGGTCGCCTCGAACGCGACGGACGACTTCTGCATGGACACCATCACGTCAGTGAGGTCCACGTCCTCGCCGCCAATAAAGGCATCCTGCAGGGCAGCCGACTCCTGCTGAGCGTCGTTGACGCCGTCCAGCGCCTCGCGGAGTGCCTCCACGAACTGCGGCCCGTCCGCCGCCTGCTCGGTCTCCTGTGCACCGCCGGCACGGTCAACCATGGCCTGCATCTGCTCAAGTGCCTGCGTGACGTTGTCGTTGGTCACCGGGTTCATCGTCTAACCTCCATTGGCAGCGGCCCACACAGGCCGCCGTTTCATGTTGATTTCCGCCATTGGCGCCGGGGCGGACCTTCAGCCCACCTGCGCCATGGCACTGCTGTCGGGCACCGGCACGCCGTCATCGCGCATGCGCGCGAGCTTGTAGCGCAGCGTGCGTACGCTGATGCCCAGACGCTCTGCGGTCATCTTGCGGCTGCCGTTGGACTGCCGCAGGGTGTCAAGAATCAGGCGGTGCTCGCTGTCCTTCATGCTGTCATCCAGGGAGGCATCGGCCTCCGGCGCCGCACTCGACAGCGGCCCCAGCTCGAACCGCAGATCCTCGGCGTCGACGCAGCCGTCGTCCGCCAGGATGAGGGCCCGCTGGACCACGTTTTCCAGCTCGCGGACGTTGCCCGGCCACTCGTACTCCCGCAGCATGTGCCGGGCCCCGGGCGACATGGTCGCGCCGCCGTCGCCGAACTTGCGCAGGAACGCGTCCGCCAGCGGCAGAATGTCGTCACGCCGCTCCCGCAGAGGCGGCAGCTGAATCGGGAACACATGCAGCCGGTAGTAGAGATCCTCCCGGAACTGCCCGTTCTGCACCGCCTGACGAAGATCGCGGTTGGTAGTGGCAACCACCCGCGCGTCCACGGGAATGGGCGCGGTCCCGCAAAGCCGCTCCACTTCGCGCTCCTGCAGCGCCCGCAGCAGCTTGGCCTGGAGCTCCGGCGCGATCTCGGAGATCTCGTCCAGTAGCAACGTGCCGCCGGCGGCCTGTTCGAACTTGCCGGGGTGGCTGCGGGTGGCGCCGGTGAACGC
This window encodes:
- the fliR gene encoding flagellar biosynthetic protein FliR, translating into MTFTTAEAMAWIGAFFWPFMRIGAMVMLAPVFSDQQVSARIRLLFAVALTVGVMPVSGLGPEVEPLSADWFLICLQQVLIGMCMGLLIALALQTASIAGESVALSMGLGFANMVDPVTGQSTPVVSQFLIVLVTLLFLIMGVHLMLIELMAESFRAMPVGTEGLVQEDFRTVAEWGVHMYAGAVLIALPAVVLLLLVYLSLGVMTRAAPQMNIFSVGFPVTMLVGFIAIMTIVIPSLPGRMSDIWSHAFQTIGTIIGTN
- the fliQ gene encoding flagellar biosynthesis protein FliQ is translated as MSPDFAINLGMQALWVAVQLAGPILLVALITGLIIGMFQAATQINEQTLSFVPKLGTLVITLFIASPWMLSVLLDFTRNLFMNVPSWVG
- the fliP gene encoding flagellar type III secretion system pore protein FliP (The bacterial flagellar biogenesis protein FliP forms a type III secretion system (T3SS)-type pore required for flagellar assembly.), with the translated sequence MIRRLLPALFPLLLLLFPALTHAQIGGIEALTVEDGEDGQTYSVTLQVLLLMTLLTMLPAAILMMTAFTRIIIVLGILRQAIGTSQTPSNQVLVGLAFFLTLFVMTPVLEETYNNAVEPYLAEEITPEEALEAAQEPFRDFMASQTRDEDLAMFLRISNTGEVESIEEVPFTVLVPAFMTSELKTAFQIGFILYLPFLVVDLVVSSTLMSMGMLMLSPMIISLPFKIMLFVLVDGWSLIMGTLAASFF
- the fliO gene encoding flagellar biosynthetic protein FliO, which gives rise to MCANFLASGLVLAGEAEGSPGVDATALTRVVIGLVVVLLLVVVLGWAMRRFGNYGAASSGQLRVLSGVSVGTRERVVLLQVGEQQLLVGVAPGRVQTLHVLDKPLEGASGDAVRQGAPGQQGSPFAQRLRQVMRPDEKRQQ
- the fliN gene encoding flagellar motor switch protein FliN; its protein translation is MSEDDQKTEQEAAMAEEAAAQSAEDQDSQGSAEETADAGGQPGGVKPPGMDTLQDEGVELDDENVNLDVILDIPVNLAMEIGRTKISIRHLLQLNQGSVVELDRLAGEPLDVLVNGTLIAHGEVVVVNDRFGIRLTDVISPQERVKKLK
- the fliM gene encoding flagellar motor switch protein FliM; protein product: MAQEDILSQDEIDALLHGVDDGKVDSENERPPRGETRPFDFQHQERIVRGRMPTLEMINERFARLFRIGLFNMLRRTPEVSVQGVDMMKFGEYVHTLYVPTSLNIVRMHPLRGMALCVVDPKLVFVVVDNFFGGDGRYYTKIEGREFTGTEWRVIRMVLNQAFEDLQEAWAPVLPMEFEYMNSEVNPQFANIVSPSEVVVVCRFNVELDGGSGEFQLAIPYTNIEPIRDQLNAGVQSDRNEVDERWTRSLREEMKGAEVELTSTLANVQISLRDLQRMKPGDVIPCEIPEIVTIEAEGIPVLRGHYGVSNGNVGIKITEQIHAPEPEGPLALRSKQNERGRPED
- a CDS encoding flagellar basal body-associated FliL family protein, coding for MRVTSKAAQRGSGKLVLILLVVLIALLLAVGSAAALYLTGVISPLGNGGNDVEEVAESEAGEQRPPAPSRGQARYLEMEDAITVNISREGGRRAILQVNLQLMARDEEILDSVEEHMPLIRNNLISLFGDQQFEDITSRDGKNALREEALEEVNRVLEDEGEWPHVEAVYFTNFVTQ
- a CDS encoding flagellar hook-length control protein FliK is translated as MQGLQLLESAFREMNGQKGEGLAPDSKDGRAFLEALLETEGLRDSGLTVEDLEAWVASQGGKGLPLGGQDLPLAGKPGMQAGAREATGLQGQMAAADGQMAGTEGQGGAFVSTDAMLQSGMPRGEPPADMVMQAGRASALADQPLDLDDATIKQLLDEGFAVQELVDAGVPADRIPTDALVAEGVPRDDLMREAARRDTQQTETVRADAIRARAQAIQQGRGADDALLNDMLSFGGGMPGQMGGNEDTLEIARRDTLTQSSMRAAQLQGQQQSADLVQAQARSGDSEAQPQSDNSRHAQLQFQQVFQTANAAPQQAGMPTYNVAQSMDQAGWGQAVGERLVMMANQNVQQARIQVNPRELGPLDVNIQMRDDKTMITFQAQNAVTREALDAELPRLRMMLSDNGIENAEVTVGEEQPGHPQDGTELAEGFDRGNTGDGDESEEDENGVAVDSDRIRRGLVDHYA